One Dioscorea cayenensis subsp. rotundata cultivar TDr96_F1 chromosome 17, TDr96_F1_v2_PseudoChromosome.rev07_lg8_w22 25.fasta, whole genome shotgun sequence DNA window includes the following coding sequences:
- the LOC120281149 gene encoding ethylene-responsive transcription factor LEP-like, producing the protein MGIPDLQCIRPSRHQRRRSKGSTGYLGVRRRPSGHYAAEITNPYTKKRHWLGTFDTLEEAALAYDTSSITFSGIDSAQTYFFYMFPTMPSPSPPIPPPPPPPPSPLPPPPPPPLEEQKEYCFEYNFDISDHDDDWISITTILLGFG; encoded by the coding sequence ATGGGCATACCTGACTTACAATGCATCAGGCCATCCCGTCACCAGAGAAGACGATCTAAAGGATCAACAGGGTACTTAGGAGTACGAAGAAGACCATCAGGACATTATGCAGCAGAGATTACAAACCCTTATACTAAGAAGAGACATTGGTTAGGCACATTTGATACACTAGAGGAAGCAGCATTAGCTTATGACACGTCATCAATCACCTTTAGTGGTATTGATAGTGCTCAaacttattttttctatatgtttcCTACTATgccttctccatctcctccaataccacctccaccacctccacctcctTCTCCCCTACCACCTCCGCCACCTCCTCCTTTGGAGGAGCAGAAGGAATATTGTTTTGAGTATAACTTTGATATTAGTGATCATGACGATGATTGGATCAGTATTACCaccattttgcttggttttggcTAA